AGCTTCTAATACAGATAGGGTATCTATTTTCATCAAAGAAAAAATCTTTGAGAGCTCGTTGACAAAAGCTATATTGATATCTCTTTGCGTGTTTTCAATGACTTTGGCAGCTTCCGCCACTTTGATTGATGGAGCTAGGTGAGTTCCTGCAGTAATAACAGAACTATAAAGCCCATCTACAATTTTACCAATTTCAGCATTTGAGCCTGATGTAACTTTTAATATTTTCTCAACGGTATGCTCTTTATCTCCAGGGTTGATTCTCTCTGGTGAATATCCAACGAAAAAATCCTCATTAAATTTTAATCCAGATGTTCTTTCTAATATAGGGACACAATCATCTTCTGTACAACCTGGATACACAGTAGACTCATAAACAACAATGTCATTCCTATCTAATACTTTCCCTACCGTTTCACTTGCTTTTATAAGTGGCGTTAAGACAGGTCTATTGTTTTTATCTACAGGGGTTGGTACCGTTACGATATAGACATTTGCATTTTTGATGTCTTTAAGATCAGCAGAGCAAAATAATCCATTTTCACCATTTTCAATTGGAGATTCATTTTTTAGAACACTTTTTAAAAGAGCTTCATTCACTTCCAAAGTGTCATCTATTCCATTATTCAATTTTTTTACTCTATTTTGATCAATGTCAAACCCGACAACAGGATACTTAGTAGCAAATAATCTGGCTAAAGGAAGCCCTACATACCCTAGGCCTATGATTGCTATTTTTAAATCTTTATTCATAATTTTATTATTTTAAGTTTTTCCAATACCATTTGGTGGCTATTTTCAATCCTTCTTTCAAAGAGTATTTGGGATTATAATTTAAAAGTTTTTTTGCTTTGTCAACGCTAGCTAGTGAATGTGGAATATCTCCTAATCTTTCAGAACCGTGGATGACTTCAATGTTTTTTATTTCATTATCAAATTCTGAAAGATTCTCTTTTAATTGTTCTATAAGCTCGTTCAGTGTTGTGTTCTCACCATATGCAGTATTGTATACTTGATTAATAGCTTCTGGATTAGTTGTCTCCATTGCTAAATGATTCATCTGAATTACATTATCAATGTATGTGAAGTCTCGACTAAATTGACCATCTCCATTTACAGTAGGTGATTCGTGATTTAAAAATTTCTTTACAAACAAAGGGATAACTGCTGCATATGTACTTTCTGTATCTTGTCTTCGTCCGAAAACATTGAAATATCTCAGCCCAATACATTCGATTCCATATGTCCTTGAAAAAACATCAGCATACAATTCGTCTACATATTTAGTAATTGCGTAGGGTGATAAAGGTCTGCCAATTTTATCTTCAACTTTCGGTAGCGTTTTAGAATCACCATATGTTGATGAGCTCGCAGCATAAACGAATCTTTTAATCTTGTTATCCCTTGCCGCCACCAACATATTCAAAAAACCAGATATATTAACATCATTTGTTGTAATCGGATCTTTAATTGACCTAGGAACAGAGCCTAAAGCTGCTTGATGTAAGACGTAGTCCATCCCTTCTGTACTATTTATGCAAGTTTCGAAATCACGGATATCTCCTTCAATTAGTTCGTAGGATTTGTTCAATAGAAATGGTTCAATATTTTCTCTTTTTCCTGTAGAAAAGTTGTCTAGACATCTTACAAAATATCCCTCATTTAAAAAATATTCTGTTAGGTTTGACCCAATGAACCCTGCGCCTCCAGTTATTAATATTTTTTTCATTTTTTTGTTATTTTACTAAGTAATTTCTTATACCAGCTTTTTTTCTTTTTACTATGGTAGCCGTAGCCATACCCATAGTTGTAGCCATATCCATAGCCGGAATTTCTAGAATTCACATCATTTAGCACAAAAGAGGCGTGCTTAATTTTGTGGTCTTCCACCGCTTTTAGTGGGTGTTCTAGCAGCTGCTTGTCTGTAAAGCCTGAGCGCACTACAATTACACTCACATCTGC
This Ornithobacterium rhinotracheale DNA region includes the following protein-coding sequences:
- a CDS encoding nucleotide sugar dehydrogenase, which encodes MNKDLKIAIIGLGYVGLPLARLFATKYPVVGFDIDQNRVKKLNNGIDDTLEVNEALLKSVLKNESPIENGENGLFCSADLKDIKNANVYIVTVPTPVDKNNRPVLTPLIKASETVGKVLDRNDIVVYESTVYPGCTEDDCVPILERTSGLKFNEDFFVGYSPERINPGDKEHTVEKILKVTSGSNAEIGKIVDGLYSSVITAGTHLAPSIKVAEAAKVIENTQRDINIAFVNELSKIFSLMKIDTLSVLEAAGTKWNFLPFKPGLVGGHCIGVDPYYLAQKAEEFGYHPEVILAGRRINDSMGKYVAEKIVKLMIKKDIKINGSKVLVLGFTFKENCPDIRNTKIIDVVTSLNDFGVEVTTYDPWASADEIKNEYGVDCESDLPNEKFDAVILGVSHKQFKEIDIKNLSKENSVIFDVKGFLDKEEIDGRL
- a CDS encoding SDR family oxidoreductase, whose protein sequence is MKKILITGGAGFIGSNLTEYFLNEGYFVRCLDNFSTGKRENIEPFLLNKSYELIEGDIRDFETCINSTEGMDYVLHQAALGSVPRSIKDPITTNDVNISGFLNMLVAARDNKIKRFVYAASSSTYGDSKTLPKVEDKIGRPLSPYAITKYVDELYADVFSRTYGIECIGLRYFNVFGRRQDTESTYAAVIPLFVKKFLNHESPTVNGDGQFSRDFTYIDNVIQMNHLAMETTNPEAINQVYNTAYGENTTLNELIEQLKENLSEFDNEIKNIEVIHGSERLGDIPHSLASVDKAKKLLNYNPKYSLKEGLKIATKWYWKNLK